From the genome of Chloroflexota bacterium:
TCGCTCAATTTTTCGAGCACGAGTTTCATCGCGCGAAATGCCGGACTCTTGGTCGAGATCGCCTCGCGCGGCGTGATGCCGAGCGATTGGAACAACGCGCGCAACTCGTCCGCCGTGAACGGGTCTTTGAAGAAATCGCGTTTCGCGTACTCAATCTGGTTGTCCGCAAGAAACTCTTGCGCGTTGCGGCACGTGCTTCAGGTGGCGCGAAGATAGATGGTGTTCATTTCGTCGAATGCTCGATGTTGGAAGTTGGAAATTGGGAATTAGGATTCGCCTCATCCAACGTCCAATTTCCAATTTCCAATTTCCAGGGTTCGATCTTGACCGCGCAAACTTTGTACTCCGGAATTTTCGCTTGCGGATCAATTGCGTCAATCGTCAACATATTCGCCGCGGCTTCGGCAAAGTGGAACGGAATGAACACGACACCGCGCGATGCCTTGTCGGTGACACGCGCGCGCAGCACAATCGCGCCGCGCCGCGATGAGACGCGCACCGGGTCGCCCTCGCGCACCGCGAGCCGCGCGGCATCGGTGGGATTGATCTCGACGAGCGCTTCGGGTTGCGCGAAATCGAGAATCGAGTTGCGCGTTTGTGTGCCGCCGTGCCAGTGATACAACACGCGCCCGGTCGTGAGAATGAATGGGTACGCGTCGTCCGGTTGTTCCTTGCTCGGTTCGTACACGAGCGGGAAAAATTTCGCGCGCCCGCGTGGAAATTCGTTTTCAAACAAGAACGGCGTGCCGGGATGCTCGCGGTTCGGTACGTGCCACTGCAAACCGTCGCCCTCAAGTCGGTCGTACGTGATGCCCGCGTAAGCCGGCACGAGCCGACCCATCTCATCGAGAATTTCGGACGGATGCGCGTAATCCCAAAACGCGGAACGCGTGCGACCAAGTTTCGCTTCGAGTCGTTTCGCGACCTCGCACACAATTTGCCAATCCGCGCGCGAATCGCCAAACGGTTCAAACGCTTTGCGAACAAGTTGCACGCGACGATCCGTGTTCGTGAACGTGCCGTCCTTCTCCGCCCAACTCGCGCCCGGTAAAATCACATCCGCGTAACGTCCGGTCTCGTTGATGAACAAATCCTGGCATACGAGAAATTCGAGATGCTCAATCGCGCGATGCGCGTGGCGCAGATTCGGCTCGCTCATCAGCGGATTCTCGCCCATGATGTACATCGCCTTGACCGCGCCGGTTTCCCATGCGTTCGCGATCTCCGTCGTGCTCAAACCGCGTTTCGCCGGTGGCGTGTTGCCCCACGCCGCGCGAAATTTTTCGACGACAGCCGGGTCGTCGGCTTTTTGATAACCGGGATAATCCCAGGGCATCGCGCCGGCGTCCGACGCGCCTTGCACATTGTTTTGCCCGCGCAGTGGGTTTAGCCCAGTTCCCTTTTTTCCAATGTGCCCCGTTAGTAACGCCAAGTGAATCAGCGCGAGCGCATTCTCCGTTCCGTGCGTGTGTTCCGGAATTCCGAGCGCCCAATAGATCGCCGCGCGTTTTGCGTTCGCGTACATGCGCGCCGCGCGCACAATGTCGTCGCGCGGGACGC
Proteins encoded in this window:
- the fdhF gene encoding formate dehydrogenase subunit alpha, producing MHDKNTIIPTTCPFCGVGCRLDLHITGNQITHVTTPYDHVVSRGNLCVKGRFGWDFIYHPNRVLKPLIRIELQRAGHRVQANRDREAWREATWDEALDLVADRFAATVKDHGADATAVFCCAKATNEDNYVLQKMFRAVIGTNNIDHCTRLCHAGSVVALQMALGSSAMSNTASEVYDSDVIIITGSNTAETHPIIALQMKEAVKRNGLQIIVADPRRVEMVNFSALWLNQKPGTDVPLFSAMANVILAENLHNRKFIAARTENFDAFAKSMRDFTPEYAERITGVPRDDIVRAARMYANAKRAAIYWALGIPEHTHGTENALALIHLALLTGHIGKKGTGLNPLRGQNNVQGASDAGAMPWDYPGYQKADDPAVVEKFRAAWGNTPPAKRGLSTTEIANAWETGAVKAMYIMGENPLMSEPNLRHAHRAIEHLEFLVCQDLFINETGRYADVILPGASWAEKDGTFTNTDRRVQLVRKAFEPFGDSRADWQIVCEVAKRLEAKLGRTRSAFWDYAHPSEILDEMGRLVPAYAGITYDRLEGDGLQWHVPNREHPGTPFLFENEFPRGRAKFFPLVYEPSKEQPDDAYPFILTTGRVLYHWHGGTQTRNSILDFAQPEALVEINPTDAARLAVREGDPVRVSSRRGAIVLRARVTDKASRGVVFIPFHFAEAAANMLTIDAIDPQAKIPEYKVCAVKIEPWKLEIGNWTLDEANPNSQFPTSNIEHSTK